A DNA window from Tissierellales bacterium contains the following coding sequences:
- a CDS encoding selenium metabolism-associated LysR family transcriptional regulator, with the protein MDLRQLETFVTVAKLKSFSKAAQKLFITQPTVTNHIQNLEKELGTILINRSSKNISLTKAGSILYKYALNIINACEMAKFDLADYKGKIQGHLELCSSSVPRKYVLPKILKNFTVKYPEVTFSLTDKDSKEVAESIISGEYDFGIIGAKHSSKHLSYIELMEDTLVLITPNKPRFNQNNYSFLEKEVLLKEKLIFRESGSGTRKLIERKLHNKNINLNELNIISIIEDTETIKNLVALDVGLSFLSKKSVLDDIALNKYKVFYIKDFDLTRKFYFVYHNNRQLPPLSETFKVFMLDYIKNQTF; encoded by the coding sequence ATGGACTTAAGACAACTAGAAACATTTGTTACTGTAGCTAAACTAAAAAGTTTTTCTAAAGCTGCACAAAAACTTTTTATTACCCAACCAACTGTCACTAATCATATACAAAATTTAGAAAAGGAATTAGGAACTATACTTATTAATAGGTCGAGTAAAAATATTTCTCTTACTAAAGCTGGTTCTATACTCTATAAATATGCGTTAAATATTATTAATGCCTGTGAAATGGCAAAATTTGATTTAGCTGATTATAAAGGCAAGATACAAGGGCATTTAGAACTATGCTCTAGTTCTGTTCCCAGAAAGTATGTATTACCTAAAATATTGAAAAACTTTACTGTTAAATATCCTGAGGTTACATTTTCATTAACTGATAAAGATTCAAAGGAAGTTGCTGAAAGTATAATAAGTGGCGAATATGATTTCGGAATAATTGGTGCTAAACATTCTTCTAAACATTTAAGTTATATTGAACTAATGGAAGATACTTTAGTTTTAATTACACCAAATAAACCTAGATTTAATCAAAATAATTACTCCTTTTTAGAAAAAGAAGTATTACTTAAAGAAAAATTAATCTTTAGGGAATCAGGATCTGGAACTAGGAAACTTATTGAAAGGAAACTGCACAATAAAAATATAAATTTAAATGAACTAAACATTATATCTATAATAGAAGATACAGAGACTATTAAAAATTTAGTAGCTTTGGACGTAGGACTTAGCTTTTTATCAAAAAAATCTGTTCTAGATGATATCGCACTGAATAAATATAAAGTCTTTTATATAAAAGATTTTGATTTAACTCGTAAATTTTATTTCGTTTATCACAATAATAGACAACTTCCTCCATTAAGCGAGACCTTTAAAGTTTTTATGCTAGATTACATAAAAAACCAAACCTTTTAA
- a CDS encoding aminopeptidase, which yields MTKKLQEKLTLSSKNVWEEINEKEREGLFKLNEDYKNFLDNSKTERKATQEIIRRAEAKGFISLDEILEKNIDLKTGLKIYATNKDKGVVLLVLGKEEITEGLNIIGSHIDSPRLDLNQNPLYEDSDLALFKTHYYGGIKKYQWVSLPLELHGVIIMENGEKINVSIGDEEDEPVFFISDLLIHLAKDQMDKKLSEGIEGEGLNIIVGSIPYKDNEISEKVKLNILNILNKKYGIKEEDFITAEIQAVPAGKSRDLGLDKSMVMGYGHDDRVCAYTSLKAILEVENPRRTSVALFMDKEEIGSVGNTGMESNFFENVIVDLVSMKSESSFSKIRKIFTNSMALSADVAAGYDPNYPEVLEKRNAASLGHGITIVKYTGSRGKGGCNDANPEFLAYIRKVFNEKNIIWQTGELGKVDQGGGGTIAYILANHSIEVVDCGIPVLGMHSPYEVVSKADVYMTYKGYKAFYLA from the coding sequence ATGACAAAAAAATTACAAGAAAAGTTAACTTTAAGCTCAAAAAATGTTTGGGAAGAAATTAATGAAAAGGAAAGAGAAGGTTTATTTAAATTAAATGAGGACTATAAAAATTTTTTAGACAATAGTAAGACTGAAAGAAAAGCTACCCAGGAAATTATTAGAAGAGCTGAGGCAAAAGGTTTTATTTCTCTCGATGAAATACTAGAAAAAAACATTGATTTAAAGACAGGACTAAAGATATATGCGACTAATAAAGATAAAGGTGTAGTATTATTGGTATTAGGAAAGGAGGAAATTACAGAAGGTCTAAATATTATCGGTTCTCATATTGACTCTCCTAGACTAGATTTAAATCAAAATCCGTTATATGAGGACTCAGATTTAGCTTTATTTAAAACTCATTACTATGGTGGAATAAAAAAATATCAATGGGTTTCATTACCATTAGAATTACATGGAGTGATTATAATGGAAAATGGAGAAAAAATTAATGTATCCATTGGAGATGAAGAAGATGAACCAGTATTTTTCATTTCAGATTTGCTTATTCATTTAGCCAAAGATCAAATGGATAAAAAGCTTTCTGAAGGAATTGAAGGGGAAGGACTAAATATTATTGTAGGAAGTATTCCTTATAAAGATAATGAAATATCAGAAAAAGTTAAATTAAATATTTTAAATATCCTAAATAAAAAGTACGGAATAAAGGAAGAAGATTTTATAACGGCAGAAATTCAAGCGGTACCTGCTGGGAAATCTAGAGATTTAGGATTAGACAAAAGTATGGTAATGGGATATGGTCATGATGATAGGGTTTGTGCTTATACATCTTTAAAGGCAATATTAGAAGTAGAGAATCCTAGAAGAACATCAGTAGCATTATTTATGGATAAAGAGGAAATAGGAAGTGTAGGAAATACGGGTATGGAGTCAAATTTCTTTGAAAATGTTATAGTAGATTTAGTATCTATGAAATCAGAATCAAGTTTTTCAAAGATAAGAAAAATATTTACAAATTCTATGGCTCTATCAGCAGATGTGGCTGCTGGCTATGATCCTAATTATCCAGAGGTGTTAGAAAAAAGGAATGCGGCATCTTTAGGGCATGGAATTACAATAGTAAAATATACTGGCTCTAGGGGCAAAGGTGGTTGTAATGATGCAAACCCGGAATTTTTAGCGTATATTAGAAAAGTATTTAATGAGAAAAATATAATTTGGCAGACAGGCGAATTAGGAAAAGTTGATCAAGGCGGTGGAGGAACTATTGCCTATATCTTAGCAAACCATAGTATAGAAGTAGTAGATTGTGGAATTCCTGTTTTAGGAATGCATTCACCTTATGAAGTAGTAAGTAAGGCAGATGTTTATATGACCTATAAAGGTTATAAGGCTTTCTATCTTGCCTAA
- a CDS encoding response regulator transcription factor — translation MSSKNITVIIVDDHALMREGLMKILEMDDNIDVIGEASNGKEGMEKILEYKPDIVLLDINMPKMNGVEVLRRAKDLGLESKIIMLTIHDDREYLQETIRIGANGYVLKDSDVDSLIKAIKDVSKGKTYIQPSIAILLIDEMNEEDNEVAMKIESLTKREYEILIVIAEGLNNREIAERLFISEKTVKNHVSNIFRKLEVNDRIQAAIFAFKNNIKKI, via the coding sequence ATGAGCAGTAAAAACATTACAGTAATAATAGTAGATGATCATGCTCTAATGAGAGAAGGCCTTATGAAAATATTAGAAATGGATGATAATATAGATGTAATTGGTGAAGCGAGTAATGGGAAAGAAGGAATGGAAAAAATTTTGGAATATAAACCAGATATAGTTCTCCTAGATATTAATATGCCTAAAATGAATGGAGTTGAAGTTTTGAGAAGGGCAAAAGATCTTGGTTTAGAATCAAAAATAATAATGTTAACTATACATGATGATAGAGAATATTTACAAGAAACCATAAGAATAGGAGCAAACGGCTATGTTTTAAAAGATTCAGATGTAGATAGTTTAATAAAAGCAATTAAAGATGTATCTAAAGGGAAAACTTACATACAACCTAGTATAGCTATTTTACTTATAGATGAAATGAATGAAGAAGATAATGAAGTAGCTATGAAAATAGAATCTCTTACAAAAAGGGAATATGAGATATTGATTGTAATTGCAGAAGGGTTAAATAATAGGGAAATAGCTGAAAGATTATTTATTAGCGAAAAAACAGTAAAAAACCATGTATCAAATATATTTAGAAAGTTAGAAGTAAACGATAGAATACAAGCTGCTATATTCGCTTTTAAAAATAATATTAAAAAGATATAA
- a CDS encoding histidine kinase — MKVAHENIKKVNEIVSGTVETIGNSRKELLDIVGYARKEYQDIKKELEEVKEKIREVVKEVDFLEVEERKSRHNLSRGSKDFKLHTENDIREAYEMANDLRTRLVLKREERNILIEKGENLEVRLKESFAVLKKAENITKQVSVATGYLKGNLDNILVSADDLCKKQYLGIKIIEAQEEEKYRLARDIHDGPAQSLASIVIKAELLEKLMENEPLKAKEELKSLKIVVKDTLKEVRKVICDLRPMSLDYLGLKATIERHVYNFKEDTGIDVKLKVIGKIDNLDSAIEIAVFRIIQEALSNVYKHSKASKVHLVIENTTEKISVTISDNGMGFDTTKRMETEGITTGGYGIASMEERVGLLGGEITIRSFPGSGTRISLYIPLNEGEI; from the coding sequence GTGAAAGTTGCTCATGAAAATATTAAAAAGGTCAATGAAATCGTTAGTGGTACAGTAGAAACTATTGGTAATAGTAGAAAAGAATTATTGGATATAGTAGGGTATGCTAGAAAAGAGTATCAAGATATAAAAAAGGAATTAGAAGAAGTAAAGGAAAAAATAAGAGAAGTAGTTAAGGAAGTAGATTTTTTAGAAGTTGAAGAGAGGAAAAGTAGACATAACTTATCGAGGGGTAGTAAAGACTTTAAGTTACATACTGAAAATGATATAAGAGAAGCCTATGAAATGGCTAATGATTTGAGGACTAGGTTAGTTCTTAAAAGAGAAGAAAGGAACATTTTAATTGAGAAGGGGGAAAACCTGGAGGTTAGACTTAAAGAATCTTTTGCTGTATTGAAAAAAGCAGAAAATATTACTAAACAGGTTAGTGTAGCTACTGGATACTTGAAAGGTAATTTAGACAATATTTTAGTTAGTGCCGATGACTTATGTAAAAAACAATACTTAGGCATAAAAATTATAGAGGCACAGGAAGAAGAAAAGTATAGATTAGCAAGAGATATCCATGATGGGCCTGCTCAGTCTTTAGCAAGTATAGTTATTAAAGCAGAATTATTAGAAAAATTAATGGAGAATGAACCCTTAAAGGCCAAGGAAGAGTTGAAAAGTTTAAAAATAGTGGTGAAAGATACTTTAAAAGAAGTTAGAAAGGTAATATGTGATTTGCGTCCTATGTCTTTAGATTATTTAGGATTAAAGGCTACTATAGAGAGGCATGTTTATAACTTTAAAGAAGACACAGGGATAGATGTAAAGTTGAAGGTTATAGGAAAAATTGATAATCTAGATTCAGCTATCGAAATAGCAGTGTTTAGAATAATCCAGGAAGCTTTAAGCAATGTGTACAAGCATTCTAAAGCAAGTAAAGTGCATTTAGTTATAGAGAACACTACAGAAAAAATTAGTGTGACTATATCTGATAATGGAATGGGATTTGATACTACAAAAAGGATGGAGACTGAAGGAATAACTACTGGTGGATATGGAATTGCAAGTATGGAAGAAAGAGTTGGGTTACTAGGTGGAGAAATAACAATACGGTCATTTCCAGGTAGCGGGACTAGAATATCTTTATACATACCGTTGAATGAGGGGGAAATTTAA
- a CDS encoding Na+/H+ antiporter NhaC family protein produces the protein MLLIGLIITMGIGTSFGAIPIIAAIYVPLCSTLGFSPAATIALVGTAEALGGTSSPTADSTLGPTAGLNIEGLPLAVKGSPFILYLI, from the coding sequence ATGCTATTAATTGGTCTCATAATAACTATGGGTATAGGAACCTCTTTTGGCGCTATACCTATTATAGCAGCTATATATGTACCTTTATGTTCAACTCTAGGATTTAGTCCAGCTGCAACTATTGCTTTAGTTGGTACAGCTGAGGCTCTAGGAGGTACAAGTTCTCCCACCGCAGACAGCACATTAGGTCCAACGGCAGGATTAAATATAGAGGGACTTCCTTTAGCAGTTAAAGGAAGTCCCTTTATTTTATATTTAATTTAA
- the hutI gene encoding imidazolonepropionase: MKATLVIENISNLITLKGENRPRVKEEMGEIGVVKNGVVAVNGDEIIYVGENNLPEDIEITNDTVVLDGKGKTVTPGLIDSHTHLVHGGSRENELAMKLKGMEYLDILNTGGGIHSTVKATKEASFDELYEKAKKSLDTMLNFGVTTVEAKSGYGIDDFHTELKQLEVAKGLNQDHPVDIVSTFMGAHAIPEQYEDNPDKFVDIIINEMIPEVEKKGLAKFCDVFCEEGVFTLEQSKKILLAGREHGMEPRIHADEIKPLGGAELSAEIGCITADHLVAASEKGMERMAEEKVIANLLPGTSFNLQTGKYAKARKMIDMGLPVSLSTDYNPGSCPTENIQLIMSFASLIMRMTPEEVITAVTINGACSLGVEDEVGSIVKGKKADMVIFDSPNLNYIIYHFGINHAEKAIKNGVVHTVKY; encoded by the coding sequence ATGAAAGCAACTTTAGTTATAGAAAATATCTCTAATTTAATAACGTTAAAAGGTGAAAATAGGCCTAGAGTTAAGGAAGAAATGGGAGAAATAGGGGTTGTTAAAAACGGTGTAGTAGCAGTAAATGGTGATGAAATTATATATGTAGGAGAAAATAATTTACCAGAAGATATAGAAATAACTAATGACACAGTAGTACTTGATGGAAAAGGTAAGACAGTAACTCCGGGGCTTATTGATTCTCATACTCACCTTGTCCATGGTGGATCAAGGGAAAATGAACTTGCTATGAAGTTAAAGGGAATGGAATATTTAGATATACTAAATACAGGTGGAGGTATTCATAGTACAGTTAAGGCTACAAAAGAAGCTTCTTTTGATGAATTGTATGAAAAAGCAAAGAAAAGCTTAGATACAATGCTTAATTTTGGGGTTACAACAGTAGAAGCTAAAAGCGGTTATGGAATAGATGATTTTCATACAGAATTAAAACAATTGGAAGTTGCAAAAGGATTAAACCAGGATCACCCTGTAGATATAGTATCTACTTTCATGGGTGCCCATGCAATCCCAGAGCAATATGAAGATAATCCTGATAAATTTGTAGATATAATTATAAATGAAATGATACCAGAGGTAGAGAAAAAAGGTTTAGCTAAATTTTGTGATGTATTTTGCGAAGAGGGAGTTTTTACATTAGAACAATCTAAAAAAATTCTTTTGGCTGGAAGAGAACATGGAATGGAACCTAGAATACATGCAGATGAAATTAAACCATTAGGAGGGGCTGAATTATCAGCTGAAATTGGTTGTATAACAGCTGATCATTTAGTAGCAGCTAGTGAAAAGGGTATGGAGAGAATGGCAGAAGAAAAAGTTATAGCCAATCTTTTACCCGGGACCTCTTTTAATTTACAAACTGGAAAATATGCTAAAGCTAGAAAAATGATTGATATGGGATTACCGGTGTCTTTATCAACAGATTATAATCCGGGAAGTTGTCCAACAGAAAATATTCAGCTTATAATGAGTTTTGCTTCACTTATTATGAGGATGACTCCCGAAGAAGTTATAACTGCAGTGACTATTAATGGAGCTTGTAGCTTAGGAGTAGAAGATGAAGTAGGTAGTATTGTAAAAGGTAAAAAAGCAGATATGGTAATATTCGATTCTCCAAATTTAAATTATATAATATATCACTTCGGTATAAATCATGCCGAAAAGGCAATAAAAAATGGAGTAGTTCATACGGTTAAGTATTAA